In a genomic window of Platichthys flesus chromosome 24, fPlaFle2.1, whole genome shotgun sequence:
- the zgc:162171 gene encoding ras-related protein Rab-38, with product MQHERLLKVLVIGDLGVGKTSIIKRYVHQVFSQHYRATIGVDFALKVLNWDHKSVLRLQLWDIAGQERYGNMTRVYYREAVGALVVFDMTRLSTFQAVLKWKGDLDSKVAMGNGRPVPAVLLANKSDQRRQGLCPKLPKLENFSREYGFVGWFETSAKDNSNIDAAITCLVKSIMSVEEERVTSDANSATTKSDAMDSVVLPHFDYNQKEKGLSGCSGCSGSKSRDND from the exons ATGCAGCACGAGCGGCTGCTCAAGGTCCTGGTCATCGGTGACCTCGGCGTCGGCAAAACGTCCATCATCAAGCGCTACGTGCACCAGGTCTTCTCCCAGCACTACCGCGCCACCATCGGCGTGGACTTCGCCCTCAAGGTGCTGAACTGGGACCACAAGTCGGTGCTGCGGCTGCAGCTGTGGGACATTGCCG GGCAGGAGCGCTACGGCAACATGACCCGTGTGTACTACCGAGAGGCCGTGGGCGCGCTCGTCGTCTTCGACATGACCCGACTGTCCACGTTCCAGGCCGTCCTCAAGTGGAAAGGAGACCTGGACTCCAAG GTCGCGATGGGCAATGGGCGGCCGGTTCCAGCAGTTCTATTGGCCAACAAGAGTGACCAGCGGCGCCAAGGCCTCTGCCCCAAGCTGCCCAAACTGGAGAACTTCTCCAGAGAGTACGGATTCGTCGGCTGGTTTGAAACGTCTGCCAAG GACAACAGCAACATCGACGCCGCCATCACGTGTCTGGTGAAAAGCATCATgtcagtggaggaggagcgagTCACCAGCGACGCCAACAGCGCCACCACCAAGAGCGACGCCATGGACAGCGTGGTGCTGCCGCACTTCGACTACAACCAGAAGGAGAAGGGGCTGAGCGGATGCTCCGGTTGCTCCGGATCCAAATCCAGAGACAACGACTGA
- the LOC133950123 gene encoding ras-related protein Rab-39B, with amino-acid sequence MEAIWLYQFRLIVIGDSTVGKSCLIRRFTEGRFAQVSDPTVGVDFFSRLVEIEPGKRIKLQIWDTAGQERFRSITRAYYRNSVGGLLLFDITNRRSFQNVHDWLEEARSHVQPHSIVFLLVGHKCDLEAQRQVSRQEAEKLAGAYGMRYIETSARDAINVEHAFTELTRDIFALVRTGDISIQEGWEGVKSGFVPNVVHSSEEVTKSDRRCLC; translated from the exons ATGGAGGCGATCTGGCTCTACCAGTTCCGGCTGATCGTCATCGGGGACTCCACGGTGGGCAAGTCGTGTCTGATCCGGCGGTTCACGGAGGGCCGCTTCGCCCAGGTGTCGGACCCCACCGTGGGCGTGGACTTCTTCTCCCGGCTGGTGGAGATCGAGCCGGGGAAGAGGATCAAGCTGCAGATCTGGGACACGGCGGGTCAGGAGCGTTTCAG gtccaTCACCAGGGCTTACTACCGCAACTCCGTGGGGGGACTCCTCCTGTTCGACATCACCAACCGCCGCTCCTTCCAGAACGTCCACGATTGGCTGGAGGAGGCTCGTAGCCACGTCCAGCCCCACAGCATCGTCTTCCTATTGGTCGGCCACAAGTGCGACCTGGAGGCCCAGCGCCAG GTGAGCCGTCAGGAGGCAGAGAAGCTGGCCGGGGCTTACGGGATGCGCTACATCGAGACGTCGGCCCGTGACGCCATCAACGTGGAGCACGCCTTCACCGAGCTGACCAGAGACATCTTCGCCCTGGTGCGGACCGGCGACATCAGCATCCAGGAGGGCTGGGAGGGCGTGAAGAGCGGCTTCGTCCCCAACGTGGTTCACTCCTCCGAGGAAGTGACCAAGAGCGACCGCCGCTGTCTCTGTTGA